From one Coffea eugenioides isolate CCC68of chromosome 11, Ceug_1.0, whole genome shotgun sequence genomic stretch:
- the LOC113752157 gene encoding putative F-box protein At1g67623: MANEQKGSSGTSILSLPTEVLSEVLARVASSSSTDLFRAKLCCKLFYEVSDADNIYQQVSLDKFEIVPWQKNHKVSRFLEKCRESKNPEALYRKGVVDFFTDKHEDSALECVEEAANSGHADAAYALGIIYIFVGGDELKRKGMRLLKKSRILKGRVKLCRDNLLALLRMIWVKNPVFLNPTPICCAMTHERKTSSWPMDADEVEESTCEGYACDEEIGAICAALPYG; this comes from the exons ATGGCCAACGAACAAAAAGGGAGTTCAGGAACCTCCATCCTCTCCCTTCCGACCGAGGTGCTATCCGAGGTGCTTGCACGTGTCGCATCTTCTTCATCCACTGATCTTTTTCGGGCAAAACTGTG CTGTAAGTTGTTTTACGAAGTTTCGGACGCAGACAACATTTACCAGCAAGTGTCACTCGACAAGTTTGAAATCGTTCCGTGGCAAAAAAACCACAAAGTGTCGAGGTTCTTGGAGAAGTGTAGAGAAAGCAAAAATCCAGAAGCCTTGTATCGAAAAGGAGTG GTTGATTTTTTTACGGACAAGCATGAGGACTCAGCATTGGAATGCGTGGAAGAAGCTGCTAATTCAGGCCATGCCGATGCTGCATATGCGTTGGGAATAATTTACATCTTTGTTGGTGGGGACGAGTTAAAGCGCAAAGGTATGAGACTGCTCAAGAAATCCAGAATTCTGAAAGGCAGAGTGAAACTTTGCCGTGACAATTTGCTAGCGCTGCTGAGGATGATATGGGTCAAGAATCCTGTGTTTCTAAACCCAACGCCCATTTGTTGTGCCATGACACATGAGAGGAAAACATCTTCATGGCCTATGGATGCCGATGAAGTGGAGGAGAGTACATGTGAAGGCTACGCTTGCGATGAAGAAATTGGAGCAATTTGTGCTGCCCTGCCTTATGGTTAG